The following nucleotide sequence is from Barnesiella propionica.
GCGGCCGATATAACCAGGCGACGGGCGATAAATGCAGGATCTTCTCCTCCCTCTACCATACGGGCCAGCCAGTATATGGCTGCATCGGGATCGCTCCCCCGGATAGATTTTATGAAGGCAGAGATGATATCGTAATGCATTTCTCCGTTTTTATCGTAAGCAGCAGGATTTTGTTGTAACCGTTCTGTTACGATGCTGTCGTTGATGATGATTTTTTCATTCTCTTCTGCCGAGCCTGTGACCAGATCAAGAATATTCAGTAGTTTACGGGCATCTCCTCCCGAATAGCGGAATAAGGCGTCTGTTTCTGTCACTTCTATATCCAGCGTTTTCAGATATTTATCTTCATGGATAGCCCGGCCGAGAAGTTGATGGAGATGATTAACTTCCAGTGATTTCAATACATATACCTGACAACGTGACAATAGGGGACGGATAACTTCGAAAGACGGGTTTTCCGTAGTAGCTCCGATAAGAGTTACAGTCCCGTTTTCCACAGCCCCCAGTAGTGAATCTTGTTGTGATTTATTAAAACGGTGAATTTCGTCTATGAATAGGATGGGGCGGCCTTTACGGAACATGCCTCCTCCCTTACAGCGGTCTATTACTTCCCGTACGTCTTTTACACCCGAATGGATGGCACTAAGAGTAAAAAACGGGACTTCCAACTGGACAGAAATAATGTGTGCCAAAGTAGTTTTTCCGACCCCGGGAGGACCCCATAAAATAAAGGAGGAAATTTGTCCGGCATCTATCATGCGCCGTAATATGGCACCTTGGCCCACCAGATGCTCCTGACCTATGTATTCATCAAGCGTAGACGGCCTTAATCTTTCGGCTAACGGCTGTTGCATATCATCACCTTATTAGATTACAAAGATAATCAAAAAAAGATGATATTATTTTCGTTATTTATTAAATAATATTTTTCTTGAAACCATATATTAAACCTTTATGATGGACAACTGTCTATAAAATAGTTTGCAAACAGAAATATGAATTGAAAATTAAAAAATTGTATTATGAAAAGGAATGTATTTTTATCCGCTTTAGTAGTAATAGCCGTTGCTTTTACTACTGCTTTTGCCCAGAACACAGGTACTTCTAAACAAAAGAGAGACCGTTCTTTTCCCAGTGAAAAATTGATAAAAGAACTGAATCTCTCCGATAAACAGGTAGCAGAAATGAAAGCTGCCGATGAAAGTTTCAGGACGGAGATGAAGTCTATCCGGGAGTCCGATTCAGCTTATATGAAACAATCCCGTGAAAAAAAGATAAATGCCCGTGAAAGAAGACAGGAAGCTACTAAGAACATCATGTCTAAAGACCAGTATATAAAATATCTGGAAATGCAAACGAAGAAT
It contains:
- a CDS encoding replication-associated recombination protein A; translated protein: MQQPLAERLRPSTLDEYIGQEHLVGQGAILRRMIDAGQISSFILWGPPGVGKTTLAHIISVQLEVPFFTLSAIHSGVKDVREVIDRCKGGGMFRKGRPILFIDEIHRFNKSQQDSLLGAVENGTVTLIGATTENPSFEVIRPLLSRCQVYVLKSLEVNHLHQLLGRAIHEDKYLKTLDIEVTETDALFRYSGGDARKLLNILDLVTGSAEENEKIIINDSIVTERLQQNPAAYDKNGEMHYDIISAFIKSIRGSDPDAAIYWLARMVEGGEDPAFIARRLVISAAEDIGLANPNALLMANACFDALQNIGWPEGRIVLAEATIYLASSPKSNSAYMAINKAMGIVKETGNLPVPLHLRNAPTSLMKELNYGQNYKYSHDYPNHFVEQQYLPDMLKEQSIWEPQNSPAENRLKEFMGSLWKKRFK